In the genome of Petrotoga sp. 9PWA.NaAc.5.4, one region contains:
- the nusB gene encoding transcription antitermination factor NusB, with amino-acid sequence MKDFIFQKRLMRKIVFESLFQMDIKDSSLEDIFFTFEKITEGLKLDEKNMDEAKTYIRDIYQNKQEYDNIIERYSEGWSLERIGSVEKTVMRIFIYELTNKKEIPTKVILNEATELTKTYSTQKAASFVNGIMDRLARDQFLLI; translated from the coding sequence ATGAAAGATTTTATTTTTCAGAAAAGATTGATGAGAAAAATTGTGTTTGAGAGCCTATTTCAAATGGATATTAAAGATTCTTCACTTGAAGATATTTTTTTCACCTTTGAAAAGATTACCGAAGGGCTAAAATTAGATGAAAAAAATATGGATGAAGCGAAAACTTATATAAGAGATATATATCAAAATAAACAAGAATATGATAACATAATAGAAAGATATTCAGAAGGGTGGTCTTTAGAAAGAATCGGTAGCGTTGAAAAAACAGTTATGAGAATTTTCATATATGAATTAACAAATAAAAAAGAGATTCCTACTAAAGTAATTCTAAATGAAGCTACGGAACTAACAAAAACTTATTCTACTCAAAAAGCTGCGAGTTTTGTTAATGGAATTATGGATAGATTAGCTCGCGACCAATTCTTATTGATTTAG